From a single Girardinichthys multiradiatus isolate DD_20200921_A chromosome 17, DD_fGirMul_XY1, whole genome shotgun sequence genomic region:
- the LOC124883052 gene encoding putative violet-sensitive opsin, translating into MGKHFNLYENISKMDPFEGPQYYIAPSWAFHLQTFFIGFVVFAGTPLNFLVLLATAKYKKLRAPLNYILVNISLAGFIFLTYSNTQVFLASLRGYYFLGYTLCASEAAVAAGTGLVTSWSLAVLSFERYVVICKPFGAFKFSSTHAAIAVAFCWIMGMGAASPPFFGWSRFIPEGLNCACGPDWYTNNEELGTTSYMYFLLITCFCIPLSIIIFSYSQLLGALRAVAAQQAESASTQKAEKEVSRMIIVMVGSFVTCYAPYALTGLWFANSTAVDKDYRLVTIPAFFSKSSCVYNPLIYIYMNKQFNACIMEMVFGKKMEEASEVSAKTEVSTAS; encoded by the exons ATGGGGAAGCATTTTAACCTGTATGAGAACATTTCCAAAATGGACCCCTTCGAGGGGCCCCAGTATTACATTGCCCCATCGTGGGCATTTCACCTGCAGACCTTCTTCATTGGCTTTGTCGTCTTCGCAGGGACGCCGTTAAACTTTTTGGTCCTCCTGGCCACAGCTAAGTACAAGAAGCTCAGAGCTCCTCTAAACTACATCCTGGTCAACATCTCCTTAGCTGGCTTCATTTTCCTTACCTACTCCAACACCCAGGTGTTCCTCGCCAGCTTGAGAGGCTACTACTTCCTGGGTTACACCTTGTGTGCGTCGGAAGCTGCTGTTGCCGCTGGAACAG GTCTGGTGACATCCTGGTCGCTTGCTGTGCTTTCATTTGAAAGATACGTGGTGATCTGTAAACCATTTGGAGCCTTCAAGTTTAGCAGCACTCACGCTGCCATCGCTGTGGCCTTCTGTTGGATCATGGGAATGGGTGCTGCCTCACCACCTTTCTTTGGCTGGAGCAG GTTCATCCCTGAAGGGCTAAATTGTGCATGCGGGCCTGACTGGTACACCAACAACGAGGAGTTAGGAACCACCAGCTACATGTACTTCCTGCTGATCACCTGCTTCTGCATACCTCTGTCCATCATCATCTTCTCCTACTCCCAGTTGCTGGGAGCTCTGAGAGCT GTTGCAGCCCAGCAAGCAGAGTCTGCATCCACCCAGAAGGCAGAGAAAGAGGTATCAAGGATGATCATTGTGATGGTGGGCTCCTTCGTCACCTGCTACGCACCGTACGCACTGACAGGTCTTTGGTTTGCCAACTCTACAGCTGTGGACAAAGACTATCGGCTTGTCACCATCCCGGCGTTCTTCTCCAAGAGCTCCTGCGTCTACAACCCTCTCATCTACATCTACATGAATAAACAG TTTAATGCCTGCATCATGGAAATGGTGTTTGGAAAGAAAATGGAGGAAGCTTCTGAAGTGTCTGCAAAGACTGAGGTGTCCACAGCTTCGTAA
- the LOC124882961 gene encoding putative violet-sensitive opsin — protein MGKHFHLYENISKVDPFEGSQHYLAPSWAFHLQALFMGFVFFTGTPLNFSVLLATAKYKKLRAPLNYILVNISLGGFIFVTFSVSQVFLASVRGYYFLGYTLCALEAAMGSVAGLVTSWSLAMLSFERYLVICKPFGAFKFGSSHAAAAVAFTWFMGVGCSSPPFFGWSRFIPEGLGCSCGPDWYTNNEELGTTSYMYFLLITCFCIPLSIIIFSYSQLLGALRAVAAQQAESASTQKAEKEVSRMIIVMVGSFVTCYAPYALTGLWFANSTAVDKDYRLVTIPAFFSKSSCVYNPLIYIYMNKQFNACIMEMVFGKKMEEASEVSAKTEVSTAS, from the exons ATGGGGAAACACTTTCATCTGTATGAGAACATCTCCAAAGTGGACCCCTTTGAGGGGTCCCAGCATTACCTGGCCCCATCGTGGGCATTTCACCTGCAGGCCCTCTTCATGGGTTTCGTCTTCTTCACAGGGACGCCGTTAAACTTTTCGGTCCTCCTGGCCACAGCTAAGTACAAGAAGCTCAGAGCTCCTCTAAACTACATCCTGGTCAACATCTCCTTAGGTGGCTTCATCTTCGTTACCTTCTCCGTCAGCCAGGTGTTCCTCGCCAGCGTGAGGGGCTACTACTTCCTGGGTTACACCTTGTGTGCGCTGGAAGCTGCCATGGGCTCCGTAGCAG GTCTGGTGACATCCTGGTCGCTTGCTATGCTTTCCTTCGAGAGATACCTGGTGATCTGTAAACCATTTGGAGCCTTCAAGTTTGGCAGCTCTCACGCTGCCGCTGCTGTGGCCTTCACCTGGTTCATGGGGGTGGGTTGTTCCAGCCCACCTTTCTTTGGCTGGAGCAG GTTCATCCCTGAAGGGCTGGGTTGCTCCTGCGGGCCTGACTGGTACACCAACAACGAGGAGTTAGGAACCACCAGCTACATGTACTTCCTGCTGATCACCTGCTTCTGCATACCTCTGTCCATCATCATCTTCTCCTACTCCCAGTTGCTGGGAGCTCTGAGAGCT GTTGCAGCCCAGCAAGCAGAGTCTGCATCCACCCAGAAGGCAGAGAAAGAGGTATCAAGGATGATCATTGTGATGGTGGGCTCCTTCGTCACCTGCTACGCACCGTACGCACTGACAGGTCTTTGGTTTGCCAACTCTACAGCTGTGGACAAAGACTATCGGCTTGTCACCATCCCGGCATTCTTCTCCAAGAGCTCCTGCGTCTACAACCCTCTCATCTACATCTACATGAATAAACAG TTTAATGCCTGCATCATGGAAATGGTGTTTGGAAAGAAAATGGAGGAAGCTTCTGAAGTGTCTGCAAAGACTGAGGTGTCCACAGCTTCGTAA
- the calua gene encoding calumenin-A has translation MWTNQMGRTTAGGLRLVRSWTGCVCEQMIGGSEPEVDQMKAGAARTQSDRMIRSVLICWVLFIASSGGKPTERKTKVHQAEPLSQLQHDDDKNFDYDHEAFLGQVDAKTFDQLSPDESKRRLSIIVDKIDSNKDYFVSEEELKLWIKNVQNRHMFENVEHQWNEFDLNKDGLISWEEYRNVTYGSYLDGPLTETEYNYTHMMARDERRFKVADRNGDMSADRQEFMAFLHPENHDYMKDVVVQETMEDIDKNGDGFIDLKEYIGDMFTADNGAEEPEWVATERQQFSEFRDKNKDGKMDREETLDWILPADYDHAIAEAKHLLYESDTNKDGKLTKEEILTKFDLFVGSQVTNYGEALLRHDEF, from the exons ATGTGGACCAATCAGATGGGGAGAACGACTGCAGGCGGGCTGCGATTGGTTAGGAGTTGGACAGGCTGCGTGTGCGAACAGATGATCGGAGGATCGGAACCAGAGGTGGACCAGATGAAAGCAGGAGCAGCGCGCACACAG TCTGACAGGATGATCCGTTCGGTGCTGATCTGCTGGGTCCTCTTCATTGCTAGCAGCGGTGGGAAGCCCACAGAGAGGAAGACTAAGGTCCATCAGGCAGAACCGCTCAGTCAGCTCCAACATGACGACGACAAGAACTTTGACTACGATCATGAGGCTTTCCTCGGACAAGTTGATGCCAAAACGTTTGATCAACTGTCACCAGACGAGAGCAAACGCAGACTCAG CATCATTGTAGATAAAATTGACAGCAACAAAGATTACTTTGTCTCTGAGGAGGAGCTGAAGCTCTGGATCAAGAATGTCCAGAACCGACACATGTTTGAGAATGTGGAGCATCAGTGGAACGAATTCGACCTGAACAAGGACGGCCTGATCAGCTGGGAGGAGTACAGGAACGTCACGTACGGCAGTTATCTGG ATGGTCCTCTAACTGAGACAGAGTATAACTACACCCACATGATGGCGAGGGACGAGAGACGCTTCAAAGTCGCAGACAGAAACGGAGACATGAGCGCAGACAGACAAGAGTTTATGGCTTTTCTTCATCCAGAGAACCATGACTATATGAAGGACGTGGTGGTGCAG GAAACGATGGAGGACATAGACAAGAACGGAGATGGCTTCATTGACCTGAAAGAATATATCG GTGACATGTTCACTGCAGATAACGGAGCAGAGGAACCAGAGTGGGTGGCCACGGAACGCCAGCAGTTTTCAGAGTTCAGGGACAAAAACAAggatgggaagatggacagGGAGGAAACTCTGGACTGGATCCTTCCAGCAGATTATGACCATGCCATCGCTGAGGCCAAACACCTGCTGTACGAGTCTGACACCAACAAG GATGGAAAACTAACCAAGGAGGAAATTCTCACCAAGTTTGACCTGTTTGTGGGAAGTCAGGTGACGAATTACGGCGAAGCTTTACTGCGACACGACGAGTTCTAG